The window ACACCGCTATCCGTAAGGCGCGACGATTTGCCATGCAAGGCTTGTATGAATGGCTCGTCACTGACCACCGCTTCGATACCAGTGGTAAGCTCGGTTGGAAAGCCAATGCTCCGCATGATATCACAGCACGTACGCGCGCAACTAACGCTATGCATACGGTACATATTGGCTACTACCATGAAATGATGCATGACATTCCAGAGCAGATTGAAACGCTGAATGCGCTTATCAGCCAGCATCTGGACCGTGAAATCGATAAACTGGATACGGTTGAGCACGCCATCTTGCTTATCGGTACTTATGAGCTGCAAAACCGCTTAGAAATTCCTTATAAAGTGGTGCTTGATGAAGCGATGAAACTGAATAATCACTTTGGCGCAACGGATGCTCATAAATTGATTAATGCGGTATTAGACAGAATAGCAGTTGAGCTACGCGACGTTGAAGTACAAGCCGATACCAAAGCCAACCTACGTACCTCGCAAAAAACGGCTACCAAGCAGGCAAATGTAAAAAATGATGTGACTCAAGTGGACACTAGTGAAAATGTAGCTGAAACTGACGACACGGCAACCGCTTCAACAAAACCCCGTATCAGTGCTAATAATGCTAGCGTCAAACGTAACCGTCCTAATAAAGCCAATGCTGGAATGAGCATTAAAGCAGCCGTTGAAAACAGCAAAGCTAAAGAAGAAAGCGCTAAATCAATTGCTTCTGATAAGGCAGATGGTGTTGTTGATGCCACTGTGGATGATATAAGTACTGATGACGTTGCCGTTGATAATGAAGCTGTTAATAACGACTCTGTTAACGAGAATGCGGTTGTCGATAACGACACTACGGCTACTGATGCTACGGTCAGTACTTATGTAAATACTGATACTGACAACGTTGAAGCTTCGCCAGAATCAGAAAGCAGTATTGTTGAAAATGAGGTGTCAAATACCAGCGCTACAGCTAGTGTTGAAACAAGTGATTCAGATTCAGCCAGTGTCGAAACTAATAGCTCTGAAATAACTGATATTGAAGTAGCTGACCCTGAAACAGACAGCTCTCAAATAGAAGATAGCGCTACAGACAGCACGGTTTCAGATACTACTGATGCAAAAAGCAAAGACTAGCCATGACTGAGTTCGAGCTGATTGAGAAAATATTCTGCCAGTTGCAAGCGGATAATTCGTTAGCCGCTAGTAGCAAAAAAGGTAGCAAAAAAGGTATCGAAAAAGGTATCGGTGATGATGCGGCAGTGATGGCCCTGCCAGCTGGGTCACGCTTGGTTAGCTGTATTGATACCTTAGTGCAAGGTCGGCACTTTAGCGCTGATTGGGTGCAAGTACAGCATCTGGCGTTTACGATTGGTTATAAAGCAGTGGCGGTCAACGTCTCAGACCTTGCTGCTATGGGCGCCACGCCACACAGTATCTTGCTAGCATTAGCATTACCTGAGCGTCTGGCGAACAAATCATGGTTGACTGAATTTGCTAAAGGTTTATTCCACGCCTGCCAGTTATTTGGTGTGACCCTTATCGGTGGCGATACTACCCGTAATGACAGCCTGATACTAAGTGTCAGCGCCCAAGGATTCCTTGCCGTAGACACGCCAGCGGTATACCGCTCCGGGGCACAGGTTGGTGATAAAATCTATGTGTCAGGGTCGCTTGGTGATGCCGCTTACGCTTTGCAGCATCCTGATAATGATGTTGGTGTGGAGCTGGCGCATCGATTGCATATGCCGACGCCACGTGTCCAGCTAGGTATCGCATTAGCACAAATTGGTGCGACCGCAATGATTGATATCTCTGATGGTCTTTATCAAGATTTGGGTCATATTTGTCAGCAAAGTAATGTCAGTATGCGTCTTAACCTTGAGCTGTTGCCAAGTAGTGTACCCTTATCAAGGGTCGATTTGTCTGAACGGTTACTGTGCCAATTAACGGGTGGTGACGATTATGAACTGGCATTTACGTTACCTGCCAATATCACCGCGCCCACCAGTAATACTTCGATAAGTTGTATTGGTGAAGTTATTGCAGTAGCAAATGTGATTCATTCTACTGAAGCTGTTTCTACAGATACTGACTTTAATAAGACTATAGCATCGCCGCGTCCTGAACTGTTTTATCAAGATCAAGCAGTAACACCAAGCCAACCCTCGCCTTTTACCACGTGGCCGACTCTGACGGGTTACCAACATTTTGCAGGTTAACCCATGACTGAAGACTTATCTAAGCCTGATATTAGCAAAGCTAATGACTGCCCGCCCTTGCCTGCGCATGCCAGTGCGCTTGACCGTATTATTTATTGGTTGGGTATTGGATTGGGTAGCGGATTACCGCGCCGAGCGCCGGGAACTTGGGGTACGGTTGGCGGTTTAATAGTCGCCATACCACTGATGAGCTTAGGCTTCGTGCCGTTTTTAATCATTACTCTCCTGTCTTGTGTGATTGGTATTTGGATATGCGGTCGTACCTCTGATCTAATGCAAGGTCACGATGATCCGCATATCGTTTGGGATGAATGGGCTGGCATATGGATCACTCTACTGCCCTTTTCTTATATGGGCGTTTCTTCAGCAAACTACTGGCAAGATGTATCGCAGACTCTATCACTCATTGCGATCGTTATCGCCTTTATGTTGTTCCGCTTTTTTGACATTATCAAGCCACCACCCATTAGCTGGGCAGATAAAAAAGTCGCTGGCGGTCTAGGTATTATGCTTGATGATATCATCGCCGGTATTATGGCAGCAGCAGTTTGGATTGTAGTTATATTAGGCATGCTGTTGTAAGCGACAACGAAGTGTATGGCTAATAGTTAGTAATAAGCTAGAGTTACAAAGCTCACACTGCTTACCATTTTTATTCAACAAACATTTGCGCTATAATTAAAGATTGTATTTTGTTACATTTATAGAATTATCTTTTAGGAATGCTATGACCTCTTCTCTTTCTGTGATTATTCTGGCGGCCGGTAAAGGCACGCGTATGCAATCGGCTAAGCCAAAAGTGCTACAGACACTAGCTGGCAAGTCTTTACTTGGTCACGTATTAGACACCTGTCATCAGCTTACTGTAGATGAAACTATTGTAGTGCACGGTTTTGGCGGAGAGCAAGTCCAGACGGTGATTACTAATCAGTATGCGCATCTCTCAATTACTTGGGTGGCTCAAACTGAGCAATTAGGTACGGGGCATGCGGTAAAAGTTGCCCTCGCCCAATTGCCAAAGGACGGTCAAAGTCTAATTTTATACGGTGATGTGCCGCTAGTTAGCTCTTGTACTTTGACTAAATTGCAGACTGCCAATAATGAGGGTATGTCGATGTTAACCTTAACGGTAGATAATCCTTTTGGACTGGGACGCATTAAACGTGATCGAGCCGGCAATATCGAAGCCATCGTTGAGCAAAAAGATGCCAGCAGTGATGAGCAAAAAATCCAAGAGATTAATAGTGGTATTTACTGCGTTGATAACGCACTACTCCATAAATATTTGCCAAAACTGTCTAATGACAATGCTCAGCAAGAATATTATCTAACCGATATTGTCAAAATGGCAGTGGCTGACGGTATTAATATTGCGGCTATTGAGCCTGAGCATACGTTTGAGATTGAAGGTGTGAATAACCGCCAACAGCTTGCGAGCTTAGAGCGGTCATGGCAAGGTAAATTGGTACAGGATTTACAAGTAGCCGGCGTACAGTTTGCTGATCCTACCCGCGTTGACATTCGCGGTACTTTGACTGCTGGGCAGGACGTATTTGTCGATGTCGGTGTGGTGTTCGAAGGCGACTGTACATTGGGCGATAACGTCTATATCGAAGCAGGCTGTATTATTAAAAACGCTCAAATCGGTAATGCTTGTCATCTAAAACCTTATTGCGTTGTCGATCAAGCCCAAATCGGTGCTGGTGTTGATATTGGTCCTTTTGCCCATTTGCGTCCTGGCACAGTTTTGGCGGACAGCAGTCGTGTTGGTAACTTTGTCGAGATTAAGAAATCAACGATTGGTCACGGCAGCAAGGTCAACCATTTGAGTTATATAGGTGATGCCACCATTGGCACGAACGTAAATGTTGGTGCAGGCGTGATCACTTGTAATTATGACGGCGTGAATAAATCGCAAACTGTCATTAACGATAACGCCTTTGTGGGCTCAAATGTCAGTCTAGTGGCACCAGTGACGATTGGTAGTACAGCAACAGTCGCTGCCGGCTCGGTAATTACCGATGATGTTGATGCTGATGCCTTAGCTCTTGGGCGCGCACGGCAAGTACAAAAGACCAACTTTCAACGTCCGACTAAAAAGTCTAAATAATAAAGTAAAGTTAAAAACAAAGTCAAAAGCTTTTAAATAACCTTAAGCAGCGCGGCAATAACTTTGTGGTGCTGCTTAATAGTATCTTGGGTAGCCGTTACTTTACTCACTCATTTCATAAAAACATTATTTGATAACAGTTTTTACGCGACTCTCAACTTAATATGGGCTATCGTAGGCTGGCGCTTTTAGCCCAGTCAATCGTAACAATTTGCCAAAAACGCTGGGCTAAAGCCACAGCCTACGCCAAAAATTATGATAGTTGAGAGTGGGGTAGTTTTTATAACAATATAGTTAATTTAAGGAATCACTATGTGCGGAATTGTAGGCGCAGTTGCTGAGCGTAATATCGCTAATATCTTACTTGAAGGCTTAAAGCGCTTGGAATATCGAGGCTATGATTCCGCTGGTCTGACCATCATCCGTGATGGTGAGTTGCATCGTGAACGCCAAGTAGGCAAAGTAAAAGAATTGGTTGATGCGGTAGCCGTAAACCCAGAATTTTTTGACGGTCATATTGGTATTGCCCATACGCGCTGGGCGACTCATGGCGAGCCAGCACAGCGTAATGCCCACCCACACGTTTCAGGCAAGATTGCCGTGGTACACAACGGTATTGTCGAAAACTACGCTGAACTTAAAGAAGAATTAATGGCAAAGGGTTATGAATTTACCTCAGAGACCGACACTGAGGTAGTTGCGCATCTGATTAATGACCTTTATCAACAAACGCCAGACTTATTAGAAGCCGTTCGCGCTGTTATTCCACTTTTACATGGCGCGTTTGCACTAGGCATTGTCCATGTGGATAGTCCAGAAGAGCTGATCACGTTACGTCTAGGCTCGCCATTAGTAATCGGCGTGGGCATCGGCGAGAACTTTATTGCTTCAGATCAATTGGCGCTATTACCAGTGACCAACCGTTTCATGTATCTAGAAGAAGGCGATATTGCTAAGATCACTCGCAATAGCATCACGGTCTACGCTGATGGTATAGAAGTTAGCCGACAAATCCACGAGATTGATGCCAAACAGCACAACGCTGACAAGGGCGAGTATAAGCATTATATGCTCAAAGAAATCTACGAGCAGCCCGACGCAGTCGCACGAACGCTTGAGATGGCCATTGATAGTGCTGATACTTCTACGCTTCGTAAAGACTTTTTAGAGCGTCATGAAGCGCAGTTAGCAGGTATTCGCCATGTACAAATAATTGCTTGTGGTACCAGTTATCATGCCGGCATGGTCGCTAAATACTGGTTTGAGAATCTTACACGCATGCCTTGCTCTGTTGAGGTGGCCAGTGAGTTCCGCTATCGCAACCCTGTGGTGGTCGATAACTCATTAGTGATTTGCATTTCTCAATCTGGTGAAACGGCCGATACTTTATCGGCGCTACGTGACACCCAAAAACATACCCCAGCAGGCCTAGTAAGCTTGGCACTATGTAATGTACCAACCTCATCATTGGTACGCGAAACCGATATTTTCTTACCTACGCTTGCGGGTCCTGAGATTGGTGTGGCTTCAACCAAAGCCTTTACCACTCAGCTTGCGGCTCTCATGCTATTGATACTAAAAGTTGGCGTTGTTCAGCAGCGTATGACTGGTGAACGCTTAACCACATTGCTTGGCGAGCTACAACAGCTGCCCGGCCAGCTCTACGCCAGCTTAAACCTTGATACACGTATTAAAGAGATGAGCGAGCATTTTGAAGATAAAAAAAGCTGCCTGTTCTTAGGTCGTGGTCTACAATTCCCGATTGCCTTAGAAGGCGCGTTAAAGCTTAAAGAAATCTCTTATATTCATGCTGAAGGTTACGCTGCTGGCGAGCTTAAGCATGGCCCATTAGCTTTGGTTGATAAGGACATGCCTATCGTGGTGCTGGCACCTAAAGACAGTATGTTTGACAAGCTAAAAGCCAATATGCAAGAGGTACACGCGCGCCATGGTGAGCTATTTATCTTTGCTAGTGAGTCCAGCAAGATGCTCGCTGAGGAGCGTATGCATGTGGTTTATGTGCCTGATGTTTGTGAGACCCTAGCGCCTATCGTTTATAGTGTGCCGGTACAACTATTGTCTTATCATGTTGCCGTCATGCGCGGTACTGATGTTGATCAGCCTCGTAACTTGGCCAAGAGTGTCACCGTCGAATAATTTATTATTTAAATAAGCTGACACGTGTAGGCGAGTAATTACCCATCATACTAAGTCATTACTTATCATACTCACTGCTGGATACCTTGCTAATAAAGGATATGAGAAACCCCAGTCTGATATAAGCTTGCTTTAGTATGATAGGTAATTTTAATTAGGTGGAATACCACCTAATTAAATCAATCACTTACGAAGCAGTGAGTATGACTGCTAATTACTCTCGTACAATAGCCGTAGGGCCTATGATCATGGGACTTAAAACCACTTTCATCAAGATAGATAATAGGACGGTTTTGCTTCTCAAACTGAGCTAATGAGTCGTTGAACTGTTGCCGTTTGTCCTCATCAGCTTTCGGGTGTTTGAGTGATGTTGATACGCTTGAGCGCTTTACCTATACCTCTTGCTGTGCAGTTAAAACGCTGTGCTCTCTCATACTGATAAGCATCTGGATAGGTAGCCACGTCTTGCTTCAATGCCTCATCATCAATCTTGGTGGGCTTACGGTAGTAAGGCTTCTTTGGGACATCCTTTTTCCAGTCTTGGGCAACACGACGTACCGTTTGCCCTGCTGCAATCTTGCTTAATACGAGTTGTCGAAAATCAGTTGAGTATGTCATCTAGGTATTGTAATTCTTTTTTGGTTTATTGACTATAATATTCGAGATTTTAAAAAGCCACCTGATCAGATGGCTTTTTTTGTTCAAAAATCCACACTAACAATCACTTAAATCCGACTCAAATTTCACTTAACATAAAATATCTTATAGGAACAATTAGCGATTTTTGGGATCTAACCACAATTTGTGATTGTATGATTCTCACCTACGGGTAAAAAGACTTGCGTTAAAACACCCCAATGCTACTCAACAATTACTTGCTGGTAATTGATGCGCAAATTTGGCACCAATTTTTGCCGTAATAAAACTAGCAATCGAAATACACAAAAAACCAGTAAAATGTACAAAGCCTATTGCCCCGTAAGGTAAGTTTTCTACATTTTTTCCAAACCATGCAAAACCTAGAGCGCCAGCCAGTGCAATCGGTAGACCACATACCGCTGCTGTACCTACTGACTGTTTCATTGGTAGCCCCGCCCAATTCAAAAATGGTACGGTCAAACTACCACCGCCAATACCAAAAATAGATGAGGCCAAACCTATGCTGGTACCAGCACCAAATTGAGTACTGGCAGACGGTGGTGGTTTACTGACTTGTTCTTTATTAGAAATAAATAACATTTTAGCTGCAACTAACAATGCACCAACGCCGATAATGGCTTGCAATACCTTGCCATCAATCGATTCAGCAACGCCCGCCCCAATTAGACTACCGATTATCAGACCAGGAGCCATACTACGCCAAACGCCCCAACGTACGCCGCCACGCTTATTATGTGCAGTAAGTGAACTGATTGAGGTTACGATAATTGTCGCTAAAGAAGTGCCAATAGCTAAATGTGTTATTACGTCAGGAGAGAAATCATAGGCGGTAAAGACCCACACTAAGATTGGTACAATAATCAGGCCTCCACCGACACCAAATAAGCCTGCAAATACTCCCGCGAATGCACCCGCAATAACAAACCACACATATAACATCGTTGGATTCACCTTTTATTATGCTTTCAACTAAAATTTTAGCTATTTTTTAGTATCCACTCTAGTAAACCATCTGAATTTCGGAAGTCATCCCAACTCCGACAAGGCAGATGAGGCATTAAATTATTTATCATCTTAGATAAGGCATTGCCTGGACCTATTTCAATAATCATACTTGGTTGATATTCTTTAATATTTTCCATACACGCATACCAGTCTAGTGAATGATCAATTTGACTTGAGAGAATATGCAAACCTTGATTGGTATTATTATATTTTATGCCGTCAGTCGCACTGATAATAGGAATTTGCATCGCCGGTAACGTTATTGAATCGGTGTATTCACGAAATTTTTCTGCCGCTTTTTGCATCATTTTAGTATGTGAGGGGACGGACACTTTGAGCAGTTGAGTATTTCGCGCCCCTAGTGATTGTGCTAATTTATCAGCCTGACTCAAGTTATCTGTATGTCCCCCTATAATAAATTGGTCTTCATTGATTTTAATGGATAAATAAGTATCAGTTTCTAGGAGTAGATTTTTCAGTTCCCTATTATGCAGTCCTTGTATGGCTAATAACCCACTAGATTCTGAGACTTCCTCTTCCATGAATTTAGCTCTATGATTAATTAGCGTTAATCCCGCTTCAAAATCTAATTGACTGCTATAGCAAAAAGCATTTATCTCTCCTAAAGAATATCCAGCAAAAGCGATTGGTTTTTCAATCAATTTACGAAGTTGTTGCCACCGATAATACTGCAAGGTATAAATAAAGGGTTGCGCGACTTTATTGTTGAATAACGTCTCGTTGTCAAAAGCATTGTCAAAATCGTTCGCGAATAGCTCCGGCAGCACAGTTTTTAGCAGTGACTGTTCATGTTCGCTGGTAACCTTCAATACTTCATCTATATGCCGTTGACTTTGTAAACCTTGTCCACTAAACAGGATTATTAAATTCATTTTCAACCTTATAAAAGAAAATCGTAACCGCCAGCAAATCCGCACTACCACCAGGGCTGAGATTACGGTGAATGAAATATTGATTAACCATACTTACTGCTTGACGCCAATTTGGTTGATGGACGCCCCCTGCCTGTAAAAACTGTTTTGCCACCATTTGGGCATCCGTTAAATCTGTCATACCGCCGCGCCAAACAAGGTTAGTGTCTGATAATGCAGATATCAAAGTCATTAAAGTTTGCATGGCTGCTTTTTCAAAATCTTGGGTACGATAAAAAGTATCATAAAAACAAGGCAAGGCTATGTTCTGAATGATTTGGAAACCATTAGAAACCATTTCAATTGCCCCAGTTACGCCATATTTTTTATACATTTGCTGCCCATGACTGTCTGCTTTGCGTTCAAGACTATGCGTTAAGTCATACTGCCAGCTATGGACGATTTGTGCACAAATATTTTGAGTAGTTAATGGCTCATTATTTTGTAAACATTTACCGATCGCCGCACTTGCAAAACCTAAGTTAAATATAGCCCCTTTATGAGTATTAATATTATTAGTGGCTTTACGCATTTTTACTTCTTGGTAAATGCCCTTATTTTTTAAATCATCGAACGGTCTATTTTCGTAGCCGAATTCGCTTAGCGTGGCAAAATACTCTCTCAAAGAAGTGATACTCGCCATAAAAGTATCGTAATTCATATCTGAGTGGCTACCGTTGCCTGAAGGACAAACCAGTCCCGGTTTATTCTCAAGATTTAATTCATCATATAAAGCATCAAGTGCGAAATCATCGATTTGCTGCCAAATAGCTTGTTTAGAAGATAAGGTTTCATTGGTAGGTTCTAAGAAAGTATTCACACTCATAGGTATTCCATCCTAGTAATACATCTATTGTTTGCAGCTCAACCTCATAAATCGTTTTGACTACCACGGTCGGTATATCAGATATCAAGGCGTGGATTAGCTCATTAAACGACACATCGTTATGGCTATTTAATCTGACTTCCCCATCAATTCTTAAATCGACTTTAGACTTGGCAAACTGCTTAAAAGCCTCAATCTCTACCAATATCTTTGCTAGCATATTCATATTATTGACTACTATTAGAATATCTAAGTCTGAAGTAGGATTTACAAAAGGCAAATTGGTAAAATACTGATTAGCAAAGGAGCCATAGGCATAGACGTCAGCACTTAAATCATGGCATTGATTGACAAAGTATTGAGTCTGTTGTTGAATATCCTTCGGTAGTCTGGGGACTAAACGCTCAAGTGCTAAAGGCAAAGTGATAACCTTCGGAGGAGTAGATAACTGTAGTGCCAGCCTATATTTACAGTTATTTTCGATATGACTCGTCGCTACTTTTGATAAGTGCTGAGTACTTTGTCGGCAGACTGTGAAGGGCTGTTGAGCCACAATCATGTTATCAACAGCTTGAATAACAAATAAGGGTAGAGAAGCATTTAACATCGTAAATGCTTCTTCTGGTTGTAAGTAGACTAAATCATGACGATGCATGCAAATCACCTATCTGTCTATATTAGTAACAGATCTATCAATAAAAGATCTATCAATATTAATAAAAAACCTCTCAATAAAAAGCTAGATTTAAGTGCTTAGAACCGCCTCTACAATCTCATTGCATAGCAAACGACCGTCTCTTTTTTTAGCAACATCGCGACGATTATCTGTCAAAAAATCATCAAGATGGCTTTGTTGTGACTCAATCGCATTTGCTACCAGATGTTCGTCAAGCTCTACCCATATGTCATCAACCGCACCCATTTTATAAAAATTCTTGACACCGGGGGCAAAAATTGATGACGTCTGTGATAAAGATTGCAGCTTCTCTAGCGGTATCTTAGTGACCCTTGACATGGCATTTAAATCCATGACTTTGACTTGGCTGGATTGGAGCGCAAATATCTGATTGGCCATAAGGCCGTAAGATAAGAATCCACCACTCACCGCTTCACCCAAAATAATAGCCAAATTAGGGTGCTCGCTACGTCTCAGTAAATCGACACAAGCGGCCAAATGAGCAAAGGTTCTATTCAAACATAACAGCTCATCGGCTCGAGACGAATCCTGTCCTTGGGTATCCACTATAAAAACAATCGGAGTTTTTTTACCTTGGGCGATGACCTTTAAGACTTCATTGGCGAGGGTCATTGCAATAGCATGATTAATGGCAGCGGAATCGACCGTGCCTATAATTTCGACCCTACCCATTTTCGTTTCTGCACTGCCTCGTATGACCCAGTTATCAATATGATACTCAAGTTGATTGGGAAATAATTCTGCTAAAATAGTTTGTGTTTGCATGATATTATCCTTTTTTAATCGCTTTAACCTGTTCAGCGCTAAGCATAGAAATAGAATCAGGATCTTTTATGTTCATGGCTTGCCAAATTGATAAGCTGTCTTTTTCGCCAAACCATTGATCATACTGTTGTTGCAAGCCGTCTTGCTGTTGCTGTAAATAATTCAAATCTAAATTATCGACTGGTAGCTGCAATGCAGCAACGATTTCTTGAGTAATGTCATCAACATCATCTTCGACTAACACTTGAACATGACCGAGCAAATAGCGAGTTTTACCACCTGTCACTCGCCAGACTAACGCTCTATCTTTAGAATCAAACTCTTCAACGCCTTTGAGTGTTTCAATAACTTCGGGGCCTGAAAGCGCCAAACGACCTTCTTCTGTCATAATAATATGTGTGCTCAAACAAGCACTGATACCCATGCCACCAAATGCCCCATTTGTACCACCAATAACGGTAATAATCGGTATGCCGGCATTACGTACTTTTAGCATCGCCCGCATAATTTCAGAAATGGTAATTAAACCGGCATTGGCTTCATGCAAACGTACGCCACCTGAATCCACAAAAAACACAATGGCTTTCGGTTTTTCTTCTATGGCTTTGAGTAAAATACCAACGATTTTTGCGCCATGCATTTCACCCACAGCGCCACCCATAAACCGACCTTCTTGAGCGATAATGTAGACAAAATCATCCTTAATGGTTGCCTTACCAATAATCACTCCATCATCAAAACTGCCTGTAATGTCTAACGAGGCCAGGTTCGGGCTAGTGGGAATACTGCCCGGTTTAAGAATTTCCACAAAGCTATTCTTGTCCACAATACTGGCTATTCGATTGCGAGCAGTCTTTTCATAAAAACTCTTTTGAATGTATGAATTATTCATGTGCTTCACCTTCTAAGATGTCGATCGCTTGGCTTAGGCGCAAACTCACTACGGCAGGTGTGGCACCCATATCGTTAATATCAAACTGTAGGCCACCTACTGCATAACGATCAACAAATTCTTGTATAACCGCTTCCCAAATGTGATCAAAGCCAGTCACTGACGTATTGATAACAAATTTGCTATGTTCGCTATCGGTTAGAGAAGAGACCAATATCTCTAGATTGCCCGAACCGACCACGCCACAAATGACTTCTTTCATCGTCACATCGACTGGTTGTGAAGTAAATTTAAAATTAAGTATGTTCATGGTTATATCCTTAGCAGTATTTTTACCAGTTTCTAAAACGACTTGGGGGAGCATAAGTGCCGTTCGACCATCTGACTAAATCTTTAACAGATTTTGCCGCCAATAAGTCTCTGTTGGCTTTTGAGATGTCTATGCCAAGATCCTCTGGCCGCTGGATAATCTTGCGTTGACGCAACTCTTTGACCTTTTCATGATCGCGCTGCATACCAATAGATGTGTAGCCTGCTACGCCGCGAATGGCTTGCTCTCTTTCTTCTGGAGTGCGGCATAACAATAAATTAGCGATACCCTCTTCGGTGACAATGTGCGTCACATCTTCGCCATATATCATAATAGGGGGAAAATCACTACCCATTTTTTCTTGTAGTTGCCACGCATCAAGCTCTTCAACGAAGACAGAGTTCATATTTTCGCGAAAGGTTTCTACCAACTGCACTACTAACTTACGACCTTTAATGACTCGCCCATCTGTCGCTTCTTTACCTGCTTTTAGATAGCCGTAGCTCGAATGTCGACGTCCATGGGGGTCTGAACCCATATTTGGCGCACCACCAAATCCAGCAATGCGATCTACAGTCGCGGTTGAGCTATTACCTTGCAAGTCAATTTGCAAGGTTGAACCAATGAATAAATCACAGGCGTACAATCCTGCCGTTTGACTAAACGCCCGATTAGAGCGCATATTGCCATCACTGCCCGTAAAGAATACATCAGGGCGCTCTTTAATATAGTCATCCATCCCCACTTCTGAACCAAAGCTATGGATACTTTCAACGAAGCCACTTTCGATAGCCGGTATCATAGTAGGATGAGGATTAAGTGCCCAGTTCGTACATATCTTACCTTTCAGGTTTAATTCTTCTCCATAGGTTGGTAATAACAGTTCAATTGCGGCGGTATTAAAGCCAATACCATGATTCAGACGCTTAATTTGATAGGGCGCATAAATACCTTTAATAACCATCATAGCCATCAATATTTGTACGTCAGTAATCTGAGCGGGGTCACGAGTGAACAGAGGCTCAATATAATTGGGCTTAGGCGCAACAATAAAAAAGTCTACCCAATCTGCAGGAATATCTACTCGAGGAACGTTATCTACTAACTCATTCACTTGCGCGATGACAATACCGCTTTTAAATGCCGTCGCTTCTACAATAGCTGGCGTATCTTCTGTGTTTGGTCCTGTATATAGATTGCCATTAGCATCTGCAGAATGTGCGGTAATTAAACAGACATTTGGCGTTAAATCAATAAAATATCTACCATATAACTCTAGGTAAGTATGAAT of the Psychrobacter sp. LV10R520-6 genome contains:
- the mdcA gene encoding malonate decarboxylase subunit alpha, giving the protein MKANTGKKVWNTQKTRRLTKLNAAKAKGLDKLVPNDRAIELLETVIVCEDKVCIEGNNQKQADFLSECLSQCNPEVLNDLHILQSVLALPSHIDIFEKGIASKVDFSFSGPQALRLANLVQQQKIHIGSIHTYLELYGRYFIDLTPNVCLITAHSADANGNLYTGPNTEDTPAIVEATAFKSGIVIAQVNELVDNVPRVDIPADWVDFFIVAPKPNYIEPLFTRDPAQITDVQILMAMMVIKGIYAPYQIKRLNHGIGFNTAAIELLLPTYGEELNLKGKICTNWALNPHPTMIPAIESGFVESIHSFGSEVGMDDYIKERPDVFFTGSDGNMRSNRAFSQTAGLYACDLFIGSTLQIDLQGNSSTATVDRIAGFGGAPNMGSDPHGRRHSSYGYLKAGKEATDGRVIKGRKLVVQLVETFRENMNSVFVEELDAWQLQEKMGSDFPPIMIYGEDVTHIVTEEGIANLLLCRTPEEREQAIRGVAGYTSIGMQRDHEKVKELRQRKIIQRPEDLGIDISKANRDLLAAKSVKDLVRWSNGTYAPPSRFRNW
- a CDS encoding biotin-independent malonate decarboxylase subunit beta; translation: MNNSYIQKSFYEKTARNRIASIVDKNSFVEILKPGSIPTSPNLASLDITGSFDDGVIIGKATIKDDFVYIIAQEGRFMGGAVGEMHGAKIVGILLKAIEEKPKAIVFFVDSGGVRLHEANAGLITISEIMRAMLKVRNAGIPIITVIGGTNGAFGGMGISACLSTHIIMTEEGRLALSGPEVIETLKGVEEFDSKDRALVWRVTGGKTRYLLGHVQVLVEDDVDDITQEIVAALQLPVDNLDLNYLQQQQDGLQQQYDQWFGEKDSLSIWQAMNIKDPDSISMLSAEQVKAIKKG
- the mdcE gene encoding biotin-independent malonate decarboxylase subunit gamma; protein product: MQTQTILAELFPNQLEYHIDNWVIRGSAETKMGRVEIIGTVDSAAINHAIAMTLANEVLKVIAQGKKTPIVFIVDTQGQDSSRADELLCLNRTFAHLAACVDLLRRSEHPNLAIILGEAVSGGFLSYGLMANQIFALQSSQVKVMDLNAMSRVTKIPLEKLQSLSQTSSIFAPGVKNFYKMGAVDDIWVELDEHLVANAIESQQSHLDDFLTDNRRDVAKKRDGRLLCNEIVEAVLST
- the mdcC gene encoding malonate decarboxylase acyl carrier protein; this encodes MNILNFKFTSQPVDVTMKEVICGVVGSGNLEILVSSLTDSEHSKFVINTSVTGFDHIWEAVIQEFVDRYAVGGLQFDINDMGATPAVVSLRLSQAIDILEGEAHE